From the Synechococcus sp. HK01-R genome, one window contains:
- the pseC gene encoding UDP-4-amino-4,6-dideoxy-N-acetyl-beta-L-altrosamine transaminase — translation MSNHSRSFIPYGRQTVTEADIHAVVEVLRSSYLTQGPVIPAFEEAVSSKVSAKYGVAVNSATSGLHIACLALGLGAGDYLWTSPITFVASANCGLYCGATVDFVDIDPTTGLMSIDALSAKLEQAEISGTLPKVVVPVHLTGSSCDMAAISLLAERYGFAVIEDASHAIGGQYHGEPVGNCRYSDITVFSFHPVKIITTGEGGLNTTNNPVLAQCMTELRSHGIVREAEQFKYPPAGPWVYEQQQLGFNYRITDLQAALGLSQLQRLDEIVAERNSHLHHYQVLLADLRVHLLEVPKDVRSSVHLAVIRLVDSRPEHHRCIFEGLRNAGIGVQLHYSPVHLQPYYRNLGFKPNDFPEAEAYGRNAISLPLYPGLKNHEKEFIVNLLADLLDRRR, via the coding sequence ATGAGTAATCATTCAAGATCATTTATCCCTTATGGTCGACAGACTGTTACAGAAGCTGATATACATGCTGTGGTAGAAGTCTTGCGAAGTTCGTATCTAACACAAGGTCCAGTAATTCCAGCTTTTGAAGAAGCTGTTTCATCTAAGGTCAGCGCAAAATATGGTGTTGCCGTAAATAGTGCAACCAGTGGACTTCATATTGCTTGTCTTGCCTTGGGCCTTGGTGCAGGTGATTACCTTTGGACCTCGCCAATCACATTCGTAGCATCTGCAAACTGTGGTCTTTATTGTGGTGCTACTGTTGATTTTGTTGATATTGACCCTACAACAGGGCTAATGAGCATTGATGCTCTCTCTGCAAAACTTGAGCAGGCTGAGATCAGTGGAACTCTTCCAAAGGTAGTTGTTCCAGTACATCTTACCGGCAGTAGCTGTGACATGGCGGCGATTTCACTTTTAGCTGAGCGTTATGGCTTTGCTGTAATTGAAGATGCAAGTCATGCCATAGGTGGTCAGTATCATGGTGAGCCTGTAGGTAACTGTCGCTATAGCGACATCACTGTGTTCAGTTTCCACCCGGTAAAGATTATTACGACAGGTGAGGGTGGGTTGAACACAACAAATAATCCGGTATTGGCTCAATGCATGACAGAGCTGCGCAGTCATGGCATCGTTCGCGAAGCAGAGCAGTTTAAGTACCCCCCAGCTGGACCCTGGGTTTATGAGCAGCAGCAGCTAGGCTTCAATTATCGTATTACTGATTTGCAAGCGGCGTTGGGCTTGAGTCAGCTGCAACGACTTGATGAAATAGTTGCCGAACGTAACAGTCATCTGCATCACTACCAGGTGCTCTTGGCAGACCTGCGCGTTCATCTACTCGAGGTGCCCAAGGATGTTCGTAGCTCGGTGCACCTTGCTGTGATCCGTTTAGTCGACTCCAGACCAGAGCACCATCGTTGTATTTTTGAGGGCCTACGTAATGCTGGGATCGGAGTTCAGCTTCACTATTCGCCGGTACATCTCCAGCCTTATTATCGTAATCTTGGGTTTAAACCAAATGATTTTCCTGAAGCTGAAGCCTACGGAAGAAATGCAATAAGTTTGCCTCTTTATCCAGGCTTAAAGAATCACGAAAAGGAATTTATTGTGAACCTATTGGCTGATTTGTTAGATAGGCGCAGATGA
- a CDS encoding class I SAM-dependent methyltransferase yields the protein MTIETSNQAGLHKNRQDQLDKSTLFIDSFLASMSQESDYQYNDCPTCGNKEAKKLFKKNGGEYGYCDFCDHIFLLKSLKPMHLIEFYKNYPTSSLDWHKNESDFYKRIYNSGLDLLCEHQPAGNLLDIGCSSGYFLSIASSRGYNTYGVEPNKLESTHAKDNGVNIIGSTIDEIPESLKFNAITMWDVLEHIDSPSNFIGRLKSILNPGGVVFIQVPTSESLAARIMRDKCNMFDGIEHLTLFSRKSLIRCFSNCGFEHLNAKSVITDSFAINNYLNYEIDPYLPSNPNPHGLEINCIDFNNIENSFLGYKIQACFRVN from the coding sequence ATGACGATTGAAACCTCAAACCAAGCTGGCCTCCACAAAAACAGGCAAGATCAGCTTGATAAATCGACCCTTTTTATTGACAGCTTCTTGGCAAGCATGTCACAAGAAAGTGATTACCAATATAATGATTGCCCTACTTGCGGTAATAAGGAAGCTAAAAAGTTGTTCAAGAAGAACGGTGGAGAGTATGGATATTGTGACTTTTGTGATCATATTTTCCTTCTTAAATCACTAAAGCCTATGCATTTAATCGAGTTTTACAAAAATTACCCCACCTCAAGCCTTGATTGGCATAAGAATGAATCAGATTTTTATAAACGCATATACAATAGCGGCTTAGATCTTCTTTGCGAACATCAACCTGCAGGAAATCTGCTTGATATTGGCTGCTCTAGCGGCTATTTCCTTTCTATTGCTTCTAGCAGAGGCTATAATACTTATGGCGTAGAGCCTAACAAGCTCGAATCGACGCATGCAAAAGATAATGGTGTCAATATCATCGGTTCCACTATTGACGAAATACCAGAAAGTTTAAAGTTTAATGCAATAACAATGTGGGACGTCTTAGAACATATAGATTCACCCTCCAATTTTATTGGTAGACTCAAGTCTATCCTAAATCCGGGAGGAGTTGTTTTTATTCAGGTCCCTACTAGCGAATCTTTGGCTGCCAGGATCATGAGAGATAAGTGCAACATGTTTGACGGTATTGAGCATCTTACACTTTTTAGTAGAAAGAGCTTAATCCGATGTTTTTCAAATTGTGGATTCGAACATCTAAATGCTAAGAGCGTAATTACCGATTCTTTTGCCATCAATAATTATTTAAATTACGAAATAGATCCCTATCTTCCCTCCAATCCTAATCCTCATGGTTTAGAAATAAACTGCATAGACTTTAATAATATCGAAAACAGTTTTCTGGGCTATAAAATCCAGGCTTGCTTTAGGGTAAATTAA
- a CDS encoding N-acetyl sugar amidotransferase, translating to MNELKYCKRCLYPSTKPDLWFKNGICGACHAFERRLTYDWENGPSVLRQIISENKINPKYDCIVPVSGGKDSTYQAWKLLKEGYNPLCVTAPTDQLTPLGRQNIENLKKIGCDYVEISVNQSVRQKINRYGFFNVGDIQWPEHLLIYTIPVHAAVLFKIPIIVWGECPQREYGAGKPEDASLKYFDRRVLEEYGSLNGLRVSDLLMIDGVDEKDLYFYEYPSSDLVEEIGVKGLYLDNYFPWNGIANVTIAQSVGFKTYDKPILGTIANYENLDNYVHGIHDYLKYLKFGFSRATDVACNLIRRNLLSRTDAIELVKQNDGVFPAYYMDKTLQEILSIYNISIDEFLAQCDEYTNYDLFVQDSCGELVLRPDGSPTLNGDFNSINF from the coding sequence ATGAATGAATTAAAATACTGCAAACGTTGCCTTTATCCTTCCACTAAGCCTGATCTTTGGTTTAAAAATGGGATTTGTGGAGCTTGTCACGCTTTTGAAAGACGTTTAACTTATGACTGGGAGAATGGACCAAGTGTTTTACGCCAAATTATCTCAGAAAATAAGATTAATCCAAAATATGACTGTATTGTGCCTGTTTCAGGTGGCAAAGATAGTACTTATCAAGCTTGGAAGCTTCTCAAAGAGGGCTATAATCCATTGTGTGTAACAGCTCCAACAGATCAACTTACGCCTTTGGGTAGACAAAATATTGAAAATTTGAAAAAAATTGGTTGCGACTATGTTGAAATATCTGTTAATCAGTCAGTTCGCCAGAAAATTAATAGATATGGCTTCTTCAATGTAGGCGATATTCAATGGCCAGAGCATTTGCTTATTTATACCATTCCTGTACATGCCGCAGTGCTGTTTAAAATTCCAATAATAGTATGGGGTGAATGTCCTCAGCGTGAATATGGTGCTGGTAAGCCTGAAGATGCGTCTCTCAAATATTTTGACCGACGTGTACTTGAAGAGTATGGTAGTCTCAATGGCTTGCGCGTCTCCGACCTCCTAATGATTGATGGTGTCGATGAAAAAGATTTATATTTTTATGAATATCCTTCATCAGACCTTGTCGAGGAGATTGGAGTTAAAGGTCTCTATTTAGATAATTACTTCCCTTGGAACGGTATTGCCAACGTCACCATTGCACAAAGTGTGGGATTCAAGACTTACGATAAACCAATTCTAGGTACTATCGCTAACTATGAAAATCTCGATAATTACGTTCATGGTATTCATGATTATCTCAAGTATCTAAAATTTGGCTTTAGCAGGGCCACTGATGTTGCATGTAACTTAATTCGAAGGAATCTTCTCTCACGCACTGATGCCATCGAGCTGGTCAAGCAAAATGACGGTGTTTTCCCTGCTTATTACATGGACAAAACCTTGCAAGAAATCTTAAGTATATATAATATCTCTATTGATGAGTTTCTTGCGCAATGCGATGAATACACTAACTATGATTTGTTTGTACAGGATTCATGCGGAGAATTAGTATTACGTCCTGACGGGTCTCCTACCTTGAATGGTGATTTTAATAGTATCAATTTTTAA
- the hisH gene encoding imidazole glycerol phosphate synthase subunit HisH, which yields MSVVKLVSFPFCNLRSVARYLQVMGHEYSSLVDQADIDISDTVILPGVGTFGEGMKYLSQQGLIQPLRKHAQEGGKIVGICLGMQLLLSESDESPGIEGLSIVPGRCSRLLPKNNFAVPHIGWNNLVYNSKCIDAQLYIDSDQIEVIESTDFYFVHSFVAKTDEKESEMFHFRHPDALQTAGLCKKNVIGFQFHPEKSGPSGYRLLEHFLR from the coding sequence ATGAGTGTTGTCAAGCTTGTTTCATTTCCATTTTGTAATTTAAGGAGTGTCGCCAGGTATCTTCAAGTGATGGGTCATGAGTACTCCTCTTTGGTAGATCAAGCAGATATTGATATTTCAGATACAGTTATTTTGCCAGGAGTTGGAACTTTTGGTGAAGGGATGAAGTATTTATCTCAACAAGGTCTAATTCAGCCCTTGCGAAAGCATGCTCAAGAAGGAGGAAAAATTGTTGGTATCTGTCTCGGTATGCAGCTTTTACTTTCAGAGAGTGATGAGAGTCCAGGCATTGAAGGACTTTCTATTGTCCCAGGACGGTGTTCGAGGCTTTTACCAAAAAATAACTTTGCTGTTCCTCATATAGGTTGGAATAATCTTGTATATAACTCCAAGTGTATAGACGCTCAGCTATATATTGATAGTGATCAAATTGAAGTCATAGAAAGTACAGACTTTTATTTTGTGCATTCATTTGTTGCAAAAACTGACGAAAAAGAGTCTGAAATGTTCCATTTTAGACATCCAGACGCGCTGCAAACAGCAGGCTTGTGCAAAAAAAATGTCATAGGCTTTCAATTTCATCCCGAAAAAAGTGGCCCTTCAGGTTACAGGCTCTTGGAACACTTTTTAAGATGA
- a CDS encoding HisA/HisF-related TIM barrel protein: MKKRIIPSILLESGSTNACLSQEFSPWRTVGTLAQQLKLHVSRGCDELLIINPQSSFNGLLPFSDRISKLIVNNTDIPVAYSGGIRDSATASECINKCFDKVFLTSSFLDSPKILSEIASIVGVQSVGVCLPYRCIGESSNRFVWDFGRRECLTKKPLQYYIQKVFECGAGEILLYSVDRDGTLNGLDEQILPLLQSCDLSRPVLLGGGAGKPEHFVNVLRSELVQGVVASSIFSLTQETPSTLRGFCLEDGIPMRKA, from the coding sequence ATGAAGAAAAGAATTATTCCCTCTATTCTCCTTGAGTCTGGCTCCACTAATGCCTGTCTTTCTCAAGAATTCTCTCCCTGGAGAACTGTTGGTACATTGGCTCAGCAGCTTAAACTTCACGTCTCCCGAGGTTGTGACGAGCTGCTTATAATTAATCCACAGTCTTCTTTTAATGGTTTGCTGCCATTTTCAGATAGGATCTCCAAGTTAATAGTAAACAACACTGATATCCCAGTGGCTTACTCTGGTGGAATTCGTGATTCGGCAACAGCTTCTGAATGCATAAATAAATGTTTTGATAAGGTTTTCTTGACCAGTTCCTTCTTGGATTCGCCAAAAATTTTATCAGAAATCGCTTCTATTGTTGGAGTGCAAAGTGTTGGAGTATGTCTTCCTTATCGATGTATCGGTGAATCGAGCAATCGTTTTGTCTGGGACTTTGGTCGGCGAGAATGTCTGACTAAAAAACCACTGCAGTACTATATTCAAAAGGTCTTTGAATGTGGTGCAGGTGAAATTCTACTTTACTCAGTTGATAGAGATGGTACATTGAATGGCCTAGATGAGCAGATTTTGCCACTTCTCCAATCCTGTGATTTATCAAGGCCTGTTCTCTTGGGTGGAGGCGCTGGTAAGCCTGAGCATTTTGTTAATGTTTTGAGGTCCGAATTGGTTCAAGGGGTCGTTGCAAGTTCTATTTTTTCGCTGACACAAGAAACTCCTTCCACTCTTCGTGGTTTTTGCTTGGAGGATGGCATTCCGATGAGAAAAGCATAG
- the pseF gene encoding pseudaminic acid cytidylyltransferase — MSLCLIPARGGSKRIPRKNIRNFRGQPMIAWSIQAARQSGCFDRVVVSTDDEEIASISLSFGAEVPFKRPSRLADDYSGTREVVVHAIDALERDMCAGNDVCCIYATAPFLSAEILKNAKSYLGFSRPDTVVFAATSFPHPIQRSLTLDSDGYSTAMDSASMSMRSQDLVEAYHDAGQFYWATKRAWSGVGNMLEGARPLILPRWSVHDIDTEEDWHGAELMHAALFPELEK; from the coding sequence ATGTCTTTGTGCCTCATTCCCGCTAGAGGTGGCAGCAAGCGAATACCTCGAAAGAATATTCGTAATTTTCGGGGGCAACCTATGATTGCATGGTCAATTCAGGCTGCTCGGCAATCAGGTTGTTTTGATAGAGTTGTTGTAAGTACAGATGATGAAGAGATTGCCTCCATCTCTCTTTCCTTTGGGGCTGAGGTTCCTTTTAAAAGGCCTTCAAGGCTTGCAGATGATTATTCCGGAACAAGAGAGGTCGTGGTGCATGCAATTGATGCTCTCGAGCGCGATATGTGTGCAGGCAATGATGTTTGTTGTATATATGCAACCGCTCCGTTTCTTAGTGCCGAAATTCTTAAAAACGCCAAATCTTACTTGGGATTTTCTAGGCCTGACACAGTGGTGTTTGCGGCCACAAGTTTCCCTCATCCAATCCAGCGATCTTTGACGCTTGATTCGGACGGTTATTCGACAGCCATGGATTCTGCATCTATGTCGATGCGTAGCCAAGATTTAGTTGAGGCTTATCATGATGCCGGCCAATTTTATTGGGCGACAAAGCGAGCTTGGAGTGGCGTGGGAAATATGCTCGAGGGTGCAAGGCCTTTAATCCTTCCTCGATGGAGTGTTCACGATATTGATACCGAAGAAGACTGGCATGGTGCTGAATTAATGCATGCTGCCCTGTTTCCAGAACTTGAAAAATGA
- the pseI gene encoding pseudaminic acid synthase: MTICIDGRVIGRSHSPFLIAEMSGNHNQSLETALAIVDAAAQAGAHAIKLQTYTADTLTINERGGSFKINDKESLWAGQSLHDLYQKAHTPWDWHKPIMEHAHELGLICFSSPFDETAVDFLEQLNVPAYKIASFENNHLPLIHKAASTGKPLIISTGMASLGELDEAVRTARDAGCTQLMLLKCTSSYPSSPENTNIRTIPHLRQLFNCEVGLSDHTMGVGVAVASVAMGATLIEKHFTISRSDGGVDSAFSLEPNEFSALVLETERAWQSLGKVSYGPTDSERRSMVFRRSIYVVRDIQPGELFTPENIRIIRPGYGAPPNLYKKIIGKTAQYPYERGTPLSLDKLL; encoded by the coding sequence ATGACTATCTGCATTGATGGGCGAGTTATTGGTCGTTCGCACTCTCCTTTCTTAATTGCTGAAATGAGCGGCAACCATAATCAAAGCCTTGAGACGGCTTTAGCGATTGTGGATGCTGCAGCGCAAGCAGGAGCTCATGCGATTAAGCTTCAGACATATACTGCAGATACGCTGACTATCAATGAGCGTGGCGGCAGCTTCAAGATTAATGATAAGGAGTCACTTTGGGCTGGTCAGAGTCTTCATGACCTTTATCAAAAGGCTCACACGCCTTGGGATTGGCATAAACCCATCATGGAGCATGCTCATGAACTCGGTCTTATCTGCTTTAGCTCCCCCTTTGACGAAACTGCTGTTGATTTTTTAGAACAACTAAATGTACCAGCTTATAAGATTGCCAGCTTTGAAAATAATCACCTGCCGTTGATTCATAAGGCAGCTTCCACCGGTAAGCCGTTGATCATTTCAACAGGAATGGCCAGCCTTGGCGAACTTGATGAGGCAGTGCGTACTGCCCGTGATGCCGGTTGCACTCAGTTGATGTTGCTCAAGTGCACAAGTTCTTATCCATCCAGTCCTGAAAATACTAATATTCGAACTATTCCTCACTTGAGGCAGCTCTTTAATTGTGAAGTGGGTTTAAGTGATCACACGATGGGTGTGGGTGTTGCTGTTGCTTCTGTTGCAATGGGAGCCACATTAATTGAAAAACATTTTACCATTTCTCGCTCGGATGGAGGAGTTGATAGTGCATTCTCTTTAGAGCCGAATGAATTCTCAGCACTAGTTCTAGAGACCGAACGTGCATGGCAGTCATTAGGAAAGGTATCGTATGGCCCTACTGATTCCGAACGAAGAAGTATGGTATTTCGGAGATCAATTTACGTTGTTCGTGATATCCAACCTGGAGAACTCTTTACACCGGAGAACATTAGGATCATTCGACCAGGTTATGGCGCACCACCTAACCTGTACAAGAAAATTATCGGTAAAACAGCACAATATCCTTATGAGCGTGGTACTCCTTTGAGTCTCGACAAGCTTCTGTAG
- a CDS encoding radical SAM protein, producing MQISFPPVVRVEPASACNLACRHCPTGTVKMKRGVMSNALFNKILNEVVQHSDSLRAIVLYHGGEPLLNKDFVSWIKMLRSKLPNVYIKTVSNGMLLSEEISNALIDSGLSSVEFSLDSTSPEINDYIRRNSKSSTVIDNIFKFIEINAAKNSPVEISISSTQFIPSSAEFNPINTTPSVPVWLKNTFGPSMNYKVFGAMQWPHFPSTEFSVRRFGDSSLNEIYNNNCDHVESKLTVRSDGTVVPCCYDLTSQIPLGNLITDSISQIWNSDAYNKLRKEISTSSPSGICKDCNVIKNEKTFLLSPI from the coding sequence ATGCAGATTTCGTTCCCCCCTGTTGTCAGAGTTGAACCAGCTAGTGCTTGCAACTTGGCCTGTAGGCATTGCCCAACAGGGACGGTGAAAATGAAACGGGGAGTAATGTCAAATGCTCTTTTTAACAAGATTTTAAACGAAGTTGTTCAGCACTCTGATTCGTTAAGGGCAATAGTTCTTTATCATGGCGGTGAGCCGTTATTAAACAAAGATTTTGTTTCATGGATTAAGATGTTAAGATCAAAGCTGCCTAATGTTTATATAAAGACGGTTTCAAATGGCATGTTACTTAGTGAAGAGATATCAAATGCGTTGATAGATTCCGGACTTAGTTCTGTCGAGTTCTCTTTAGATTCTACATCGCCAGAAATTAATGATTATATCAGGAGAAACAGCAAATCCTCTACAGTCATTGACAATATATTCAAATTTATAGAAATTAATGCTGCCAAAAACTCTCCCGTCGAAATTTCGATTTCCTCAACACAATTTATACCGTCTTCTGCTGAATTCAATCCTATTAATACAACTCCCTCGGTTCCAGTCTGGCTTAAAAATACTTTTGGACCTTCAATGAATTACAAGGTTTTTGGGGCCATGCAATGGCCACATTTTCCATCTACAGAGTTTTCGGTTCGCAGATTCGGCGATTCATCATTGAATGAAATTTATAATAATAATTGTGACCACGTTGAAAGTAAATTAACTGTTAGATCAGATGGCACGGTTGTTCCCTGTTGTTATGATCTGACTTCACAGATCCCTTTAGGAAATCTTATTACTGATTCTATTAGCCAAATTTGGAATTCAGATGCTTACAATAAGCTTCGCAAAGAAATCAGTACCTCATCTCCATCCGGTATCTGCAAAGATTGCAATGTCATTAAAAATGAAAAGACCTTCTTGCTCTCGCCGATATAA